From one Myxococcus xanthus genomic stretch:
- a CDS encoding penicillin-binding protein: MRDFKAARAPEPNAKWLKLRVRLLFGLFLMLLGVAFGRAVQLQVFEQEKLRGMAQDQYVRHIEIPARRGDIFDRRGTPLAQSVEVDSIWVDPSMLPDVKAASRALAKALKLDPDELGARLARAKRFAWVKRQAKPAEVAAVKALALPGMGFSKEPKRFYPQRELGAHVVGTVGMDGRGLEGLELAFQDELSGQNSSTSGFRDAKGRKLLVQGALDPLQRQGAAVTLTLDRHLQYVAEKALSRAVEDAKAVAGMAVVLDPRTGELLAVANHPRFNPNTPESSSRSGMRNRAALDTFEPGSTLKAFVVAAAMEEKAITADSLFFCENGAWRVGRHTINDTHSYGWLTPQGILQKSSNICMAKIAQAMGREKFVKGYQSFGFAERTGLSLPGEGRGVLPFPKAEVSLATQSFGQGMTATAVQIAAAYGALANDGVLMRPYLVSKVVDPDGVVLLENRPTELRRAVSAKVARQVVGMLESVVVKGGTATKAAMEDYRVAGKTGTAQKADPVARGYSDKRIASFVGVVPAESPRAVILVVVDEPKTDVYGGTVAAPAFKEIATAAMAHLAVPPSRTVAPEVAVAAESPAPAAAKPGANASGAARTALADAVTETPEPGTVRVPDLQGEVGREAVVKLLAAALEPQVLGSGRVVSQTPAAGSLVEKGARVTLELAARQ; encoded by the coding sequence GTGAGGGATTTCAAGGCGGCGCGGGCTCCCGAGCCCAACGCGAAGTGGCTGAAGCTGCGGGTACGGCTGCTGTTCGGGCTGTTCCTGATGCTGCTCGGCGTCGCCTTTGGTCGTGCGGTGCAGCTCCAGGTCTTCGAGCAGGAGAAGCTGCGCGGCATGGCGCAGGACCAGTACGTCCGGCACATCGAGATTCCGGCCCGCCGCGGCGACATCTTCGACCGGCGCGGCACGCCGCTGGCCCAGAGCGTGGAGGTGGACTCCATCTGGGTGGACCCCTCCATGCTGCCCGACGTGAAGGCCGCGTCCCGGGCGCTGGCCAAGGCGCTGAAGCTGGACCCGGACGAGCTGGGCGCGCGCCTGGCCCGGGCCAAGCGCTTCGCCTGGGTGAAACGCCAGGCCAAGCCCGCCGAGGTCGCCGCGGTGAAGGCGCTGGCGCTGCCGGGCATGGGCTTCTCCAAGGAGCCCAAGCGATTCTACCCCCAGCGAGAGCTGGGCGCCCACGTGGTGGGCACGGTGGGCATGGACGGCCGCGGCCTGGAGGGCCTGGAGTTGGCCTTCCAGGACGAGCTGTCCGGGCAGAACTCCTCCACCTCCGGCTTCCGTGACGCCAAGGGCCGCAAGCTGCTGGTGCAGGGCGCGTTGGATCCGCTCCAGCGCCAGGGCGCCGCCGTCACCCTCACGTTGGACCGCCACCTCCAGTACGTCGCGGAGAAGGCGCTCAGCCGCGCGGTGGAGGACGCCAAGGCCGTGGCCGGCATGGCGGTGGTGTTGGATCCGCGCACGGGCGAGCTGCTCGCCGTCGCCAACCACCCGCGCTTCAACCCCAATACGCCGGAGTCCAGCTCGCGCTCGGGCATGCGCAACCGCGCCGCCCTGGACACCTTCGAGCCGGGCTCCACGCTGAAGGCCTTCGTGGTGGCCGCGGCGATGGAAGAGAAGGCCATCACCGCCGACAGCCTCTTCTTCTGTGAGAATGGCGCCTGGCGGGTGGGCCGCCATACCATCAACGACACCCATTCCTACGGCTGGCTCACCCCGCAGGGCATCCTCCAGAAGTCCTCCAACATCTGTATGGCGAAGATTGCCCAGGCCATGGGACGGGAGAAGTTCGTGAAGGGCTACCAGTCCTTCGGCTTCGCCGAGCGCACCGGCCTGTCCCTGCCGGGAGAGGGGCGCGGCGTCCTGCCGTTCCCGAAGGCGGAAGTCTCCCTGGCCACCCAGTCCTTCGGACAGGGGATGACGGCCACGGCGGTGCAGATTGCGGCCGCCTATGGTGCGCTGGCCAACGATGGGGTGCTGATGCGGCCCTATCTGGTGTCGAAGGTGGTGGACCCGGACGGTGTCGTTCTGCTGGAAAACCGTCCCACGGAGCTGCGCAGGGCGGTCTCCGCGAAGGTCGCCCGGCAGGTCGTGGGCATGCTCGAAAGCGTGGTGGTCAAGGGAGGGACGGCCACCAAGGCCGCCATGGAGGACTACCGGGTGGCCGGAAAGACGGGCACCGCGCAGAAGGCAGACCCGGTGGCGCGGGGGTATTCGGACAAGCGGATCGCCTCCTTTGTTGGGGTGGTACCGGCCGAGTCTCCGCGAGCAGTGATTCTTGTCGTAGTGGACGAACCCAAGACGGACGTATACGGGGGGACCGTGGCTGCCCCTGCTTTCAAGGAGATTGCGACCGCCGCCATGGCTCACCTGGCCGTGCCCCCGTCCCGGACGGTGGCACCCGAGGTGGCCGTGGCCGCCGAGTCCCCTGCGCCTGCCGCGGCGAAACCGGGGGCGAATGCCTCCGGTGCCGCCCGGACGGCACTGGCGGACGCGGTGACGGAGACCCCTGAACCCGGCACGGTGCGTGTGCCGGACCTTCAGGGAGAAGTAGGACGTGAGGCCGTGGTGAAGCTGCTCGCCGCGGCGCTGGAGCCACAGGTATTGGGCAGTGGACGCGTGGTATCTCAAACCCCCGCCGCCGGTTCACTGGTGGAGAAGGGGGCCCGGGTGACGCTGGAGCTCGCCGCGCGGCAATAA
- a CDS encoding UDP-N-acetylmuramoyl-L-alanyl-D-glutamate--2,6-diaminopimelate ligase: protein MKLTDVLAGCGAEQTSGGRSAVDVTGVTQDSRRVKPGDLFVAIPGTKEDGAQFIGEAVSRGAVAVVSEKPVPSSQVPFFKVSSARKALALIAANFYGRPADQLTLLGITGTNGKTTTSYLLEAMSTAAYASTGVIGTLGYKFAGRTVECANTTPDPLELHRILREMVEAGVETVIMEVSSHALAQERVHGLTFKAAGFSNLSRDHLDYHKDMEDYFQSKRKLFAENLSATGVAVVNGDDTYASRIYNEQRGQKRMAWKFSRQGSGEISAADVSFSLQGIKGVLKTPAGDIPLKSKLLGPHNLENILLAVGIGLGAGFARRDVQEGIERMMPVAGRMERVENYGPSGAPAVLVDYAHTDDALKRSIEAARSLAKGRVIAVFGCGGDRDKGKRPLMGAVAGEGADLAVVTSDNPRTEDPEEIISQVTAGIEKSGLRRISAGKAKSGEKGYLVDADRRAAIEQAISLASADDVVLIAGKGHETYQQVGEEKLVFDDRQVAAKALANRIAG from the coding sequence ATGAAGCTGACGGATGTCCTCGCAGGATGTGGTGCCGAGCAGACCTCGGGCGGCCGTTCCGCGGTTGACGTCACCGGTGTGACGCAGGACTCGCGGCGCGTGAAGCCGGGAGACCTGTTCGTCGCCATTCCTGGCACGAAGGAGGATGGGGCCCAGTTCATCGGTGAGGCCGTGTCCCGTGGCGCCGTGGCGGTGGTGTCGGAGAAGCCGGTGCCGTCCTCTCAGGTGCCCTTCTTCAAGGTGAGCAGCGCTCGAAAGGCGCTGGCGCTCATCGCGGCCAACTTCTACGGCCGCCCGGCGGACCAGCTGACGTTGCTGGGCATCACCGGTACGAACGGGAAGACGACCACCAGCTACCTGCTGGAGGCCATGAGCACCGCAGCGTACGCGTCCACCGGCGTCATCGGGACGCTGGGCTACAAGTTCGCTGGCCGCACGGTGGAGTGCGCCAACACCACGCCGGATCCGCTGGAGCTGCACCGCATCCTCCGGGAGATGGTGGAGGCGGGCGTGGAGACGGTCATCATGGAGGTGTCCAGCCATGCGCTCGCGCAGGAGCGCGTGCACGGGTTGACCTTCAAGGCCGCGGGCTTCTCCAACCTGAGCCGCGACCACCTCGACTACCACAAGGACATGGAGGACTACTTCCAGTCCAAGCGGAAGCTCTTCGCGGAGAACCTGTCCGCCACGGGCGTGGCGGTGGTGAACGGCGACGACACCTACGCCAGCCGCATCTACAACGAGCAGCGCGGCCAGAAGCGCATGGCGTGGAAGTTCAGCCGTCAGGGCTCCGGGGAGATTTCCGCGGCCGACGTGAGCTTCTCGCTCCAGGGCATCAAGGGCGTGCTGAAGACGCCCGCCGGCGACATCCCGCTCAAGAGCAAGCTCCTGGGGCCCCACAACCTGGAGAACATCCTCCTGGCGGTGGGCATTGGCCTGGGCGCGGGCTTCGCGCGGCGCGACGTGCAGGAAGGCATCGAGCGGATGATGCCGGTGGCCGGCCGCATGGAGCGCGTGGAGAACTACGGTCCGTCTGGCGCCCCCGCGGTGCTGGTGGACTACGCGCACACGGATGACGCGCTCAAGCGCTCCATCGAGGCGGCGCGCTCGCTGGCCAAGGGCCGCGTCATCGCGGTGTTCGGCTGCGGCGGGGACCGCGACAAGGGCAAGCGTCCGCTGATGGGCGCGGTGGCGGGTGAGGGCGCCGACCTGGCCGTCGTCACCAGCGACAACCCCCGCACCGAGGACCCGGAGGAGATCATCTCGCAGGTGACCGCGGGCATCGAGAAGAGCGGCCTGCGCCGCATCTCCGCCGGCAAGGCGAAGAGCGGTGAGAAGGGCTACCTGGTCGACGCGGACCGCCGCGCGGCCATCGAGCAGGCCATCAGCCTGGCGTCCGCGGACGACGTCGTCCTCATCGCGGGCAAGGGCCACGAGACGTACCAGCAGGTCGGCGAGGAGAAGCTCGTGTTCGACGACCGGCAGGTGGCCGCGAAGGCGCTGGCCAACCGCATCGCTGGCTGA
- a CDS encoding UDP-N-acetylmuramoyl-tripeptide--D-alanyl-D-alanine ligase has translation MAASFSDEEVVQATGATRRGGPAPAAYATVCTDTRALTPGCLFVALVGERFDAHAFVDAAAKGGAAGAVVARGRPLPALPDGLTLYEVDDTLRALGALGRHHRQRFRIPVCAVGGSNGKTTTKEMVGAILATRGPALKTEGNLNNEIGVPLTLFRLEPRHVAAVIEVGMNQPGEIERLARVVQPDAGVITVVQPEHLEGLGSIEGVAAAEGELFQEMGHGTTIVVNVDDALIPAQAERSGAQRLTFGRAEHADVRLADVKTLGREGMVATVRHLGREWPVRLHFVGPHNAQNATAAFAVALALGYTPEECVRGLESARPYSRRLNVVDGQHGVTVIDDCYNANPASMDAALETLGTLVPASGRAVVVLGDMLELGPGELEEHARLGGQIPSHAALAAFFGPRSLKGWEAASMGESAAHFTDVEPLMAWLAPRLREGDVVLVKGSRGMRLERVVAALTGTAAPGGNH, from the coding sequence ATGGCAGCTTCCTTCAGCGACGAAGAGGTGGTGCAGGCGACCGGGGCGACCCGGCGTGGCGGCCCGGCCCCGGCCGCCTACGCTACCGTCTGTACCGACACGCGGGCACTCACCCCCGGGTGCCTCTTCGTGGCCCTGGTGGGTGAGCGCTTCGACGCCCACGCTTTCGTGGACGCCGCGGCGAAGGGCGGGGCGGCTGGCGCGGTGGTGGCACGCGGGCGCCCGTTGCCCGCGCTGCCCGACGGGCTGACGCTCTATGAAGTGGATGACACCCTGCGGGCCCTGGGCGCGCTGGGACGGCACCACCGTCAGCGCTTCCGGATTCCGGTGTGCGCGGTGGGTGGCTCCAACGGGAAGACGACCACCAAGGAGATGGTGGGCGCCATCCTGGCCACGCGCGGGCCGGCGCTGAAGACCGAGGGCAACCTCAATAACGAGATTGGCGTCCCGCTGACGCTCTTCCGGCTGGAGCCGCGCCACGTCGCGGCGGTCATCGAAGTGGGGATGAACCAGCCGGGGGAAATCGAGCGGCTGGCGCGCGTCGTCCAGCCGGACGCGGGCGTCATCACGGTGGTCCAGCCCGAGCACCTGGAAGGGCTGGGCAGCATCGAGGGCGTGGCGGCGGCGGAGGGCGAGCTGTTCCAGGAGATGGGGCACGGCACCACCATCGTGGTGAACGTGGACGACGCGCTCATCCCCGCGCAGGCGGAGCGCAGCGGAGCGCAGCGGCTGACGTTCGGCCGGGCGGAGCACGCGGACGTGCGGCTCGCGGACGTGAAGACGCTGGGCCGCGAGGGCATGGTGGCCACGGTGCGGCACCTGGGCCGCGAGTGGCCGGTGCGGCTGCACTTCGTGGGGCCACACAACGCGCAGAACGCGACAGCGGCCTTCGCGGTGGCGCTGGCGCTGGGCTACACGCCGGAGGAGTGCGTGCGCGGCCTGGAGTCGGCGCGGCCGTACTCGCGGCGCCTCAACGTGGTGGACGGGCAGCACGGCGTGACGGTCATCGACGACTGCTACAACGCCAACCCGGCCTCCATGGACGCCGCGCTGGAGACGCTGGGCACGCTGGTGCCCGCGAGCGGCCGGGCCGTGGTGGTGCTGGGGGACATGCTGGAGCTGGGGCCGGGCGAGCTCGAGGAGCACGCGCGCCTGGGCGGCCAGATTCCCTCGCACGCGGCGCTGGCGGCATTTTTCGGTCCCCGCTCCTTGAAGGGGTGGGAGGCCGCTTCCATGGGTGAATCCGCCGCCCACTTCACCGACGTGGAGCCGCTGATGGCGTGGTTGGCGCCGCGGCTTCGCGAAGGTGACGTGGTGCTGGTGAAGGGCAGCCGCGGCATGCGGCTGGAGCGGGTGGTGGCCGCCCTGACGGGCACGGCCGCCCCCGGAGGAAACCACTAG
- the mraY gene encoding phospho-N-acetylmuramoyl-pentapeptide-transferase: MLYLLYEVIQNSEAGRVLNFLRYPTFRIIAAGVFALLLGMLIGPKLIARLRLKQHGQSNVREDTPDSHQKKKGTPTMGGALILLCIAAGTLLFADLKSRAVWVMLLLTLGYGFIGFLDDWLKLSKRNSKGLAGRKKMVLQTFFFLVAVFGLLTTWTLPDGSFGPTLLINTKLTLPFIPTRWFNPDLGWFYVFFAWIVVVGTSNAVNLTDGLDGLAIVPTIVSAITFAVLCYVAGTTLSIADYEVVGGASKLVATPLYQYLGILQVPGGAELAVFCAAIVGAGISFLWFNTYPASVFMGDIGSLALGGALGGLAMLSKNEVVSAIIHGIFFAEILSVMIQVTSFKMTGKRVFKMAPVHHHFELKGMAEPKIIVRFWIVSILCGGVALLSLKLR, translated from the coding sequence GTGCTGTACCTCCTCTACGAGGTCATCCAGAACTCCGAGGCGGGGCGCGTTCTCAACTTCCTGCGCTACCCCACCTTCCGCATCATCGCCGCGGGCGTCTTCGCGCTCCTCCTGGGCATGCTCATCGGGCCCAAGCTCATCGCTCGGCTGCGGCTGAAGCAGCACGGGCAGAGCAACGTGCGCGAGGACACGCCGGACTCGCACCAGAAGAAGAAGGGCACGCCCACCATGGGCGGCGCGCTCATCCTGCTGTGCATCGCGGCGGGCACGCTGCTGTTCGCGGACCTGAAGAGCCGCGCCGTCTGGGTGATGCTGCTGCTGACGCTGGGCTACGGCTTCATCGGCTTCCTGGATGACTGGCTCAAGCTGTCCAAGCGCAACTCCAAGGGCCTGGCCGGGCGCAAGAAGATGGTGTTGCAGACCTTCTTCTTCCTCGTCGCCGTGTTCGGCCTGCTGACGACGTGGACGCTGCCGGACGGCTCCTTCGGCCCCACGCTGCTCATCAATACCAAGCTGACGCTGCCCTTCATCCCCACGCGCTGGTTCAACCCGGACCTGGGCTGGTTCTACGTCTTCTTCGCGTGGATTGTTGTCGTGGGCACGTCCAACGCGGTGAACCTCACGGACGGCCTGGATGGTCTGGCCATCGTCCCCACCATCGTGTCCGCCATCACCTTCGCGGTGCTCTGCTACGTGGCGGGCACCACGCTGAGCATCGCGGACTACGAGGTGGTGGGCGGCGCGTCGAAGCTGGTGGCCACGCCGCTGTACCAGTACCTGGGCATCCTCCAGGTGCCGGGCGGCGCGGAGCTGGCGGTGTTCTGCGCGGCCATCGTCGGTGCGGGCATCTCGTTCCTGTGGTTCAACACCTACCCGGCCTCCGTCTTCATGGGCGACATCGGCTCGCTGGCCCTGGGCGGCGCGCTGGGCGGGCTGGCGATGCTGTCCAAGAACGAGGTGGTGTCCGCCATCATCCACGGCATCTTCTTCGCCGAAATCCTGAGCGTGATGATTCAGGTCACGTCCTTCAAGATGACGGGCAAGCGCGTCTTCAAGATGGCGCCGGTGCACCAT